GCTAAATGGGGAGCACGTTTTCCTTGCGCAATCATTGATTTTACTTCTTCTGCTATTTCTGCTTTAATTTGTTGCGAAACGGCTTTTCCGTCAATAATCTGATACATGTTTTATTGAATTAAAAAGTGCCAATTTGCACATTGCATATTGGCACATTGAATTTATCTTTTCTTCTTAAATTTCGGCAATCCTTGTTTTACGGTTGCCATACGCATCATCTTACTCATCTGGTCGAATTGTTTCAGAAGTCGGTTTACTTCTACAATCGTTGTTCCGCTTCCTTTTGCAATGCGGTTTTTACGGCTTCCGTTCAACGACGAAGGATTCTGACGTTCGTAAGGTGTCATGGATTGAATAATAGCTTCAATTCCTTTAAAAGCATCATTATCAACATCCAAGTCCTTGATTTGTTTTCCTACACCCGGAATCATCGAAGCCAGGTCTTTTATATTTCCCATTTTCTTTATTTGCTGAATTTGGGACATAAAATCATCAAAATCAAATTGATTTTTTGCTATTTTTTTGCTGATTCGGCGCGCTTCTTCTTCATCGTATTGTTCCTGAGCACGTTCTACCAACGAAACAATATCACCCATTCCTAAAATACGATCAGCCATACGTTCCGGATGGAAGACGTCAAGTGCGTCCATTTTTTCGCCCGTTCCGACAAATTTTATCGGTTTATTCACTACGGAACGAATAGAAAGTGCAGCTCCACCTCGCGTATCTCCATCTAATTTAGTGAGAATAACACCGTCAAAATCAAGTTTGTCATTAAATTCTTTGGCAGTATTCACAGCATCTTGACCGGTCATTGAATCAACTACAAACAGAATTTCCTGCGGATTGATTGCTTTTTTGATGGCGGTAATTTCGTTCATCATCTGTTCATCAATTGCCAAACGTCCTGCAGTATCCACAATTACCACGTCATAACCCATCTTTTTCGCGTGTGCAATGGCTTCTTGCGCAATGATTACCGGATTTTTTTGCGCTTCGTCAAGGAAAACNGGGACACCGATTTGTTCGCCCAGCACTTTTAATTGTTCAATNGCAGCAGGACGATAAACGTCTCCNGCAACCAATAAAGGATGTTTCCCTCGTTTGGTTTTCAGTAAATTCGCAAGTTTTCCGGAGAAAGTTGTTTTACCCGAACCTTGCAAACCAGACATTAAGATTACAGCCGGATTGGCTTTCAAATTAATATCGACACTACTTCCGCCCATCAGTTGTGCAAGCTCATCGTGAACGATTTTCACCATCAATTGCTGCGGTTTCAACGCTGTAAGCACATTTTGACCGATAGCTTTTTCTTTTACGGTTTCGGTAAATGTTTTTGCCGTTTTGAAGTTTACGTCGGCGTCCAATAATGCCTTACGAACTTCCTTCAGCGTTTCAGCAACGTTGATTTCGGTGATTTTACCTTCGCCTTTCAGTATCTTAAACGANCTGATTTATTGAGATTTGTAGATACGTTGCTCTTTTAATCCCGTGGGGATGAAAGTCTGCCTGCGGCATACAAGTTTGATAATAAGTATAAGTATCTGGTATTTATAAAGTTCCGCAAGAGCGAAATGAATAATTTATTAAAAAACTCAGATGACTTCAATTTGGAAATGTTATTCGATTATTACCATTGGAATAAAAAATTGGGGAAACTATTCCCCAATGCTTAAAACTTGGTAATTAATTGATTGCTTCACGATAATCGCAAATACCGTTGTTGTTTTTGTCCACATAATTGGCGTGATAACCTCTACCATTATGAATTCCTCTACCGTAACCTTGTCCACGTCCTTGTCTGCTTGTGCCATTTTCGTAATGGTCGCAAACGCCGTTCTTATTGGCATCTACAAAATTACGTCCTCTACCATTTCTCATTCCATAACCGGTTCTGTTTCCACTACCCGTTCCGTTCCGNAACNCTTTTCTTCCATTTGAGTTGGGATTACCAGGTGTTCCGTTTTCGTAGTTATCACACACACCATTGTTGTTTTTATCTACAAAAGCAGGTCCGGTCTGAGTCGTTTTTTCAACTTGTTTTTTTTCTTCTGTTTGAGTTTTACTTTGAGTTTGAGCTGTTGCTATGCCTGACACTGCAATTAATGCCAATGTCAATATGAATTCTTTTGTTTTCATTGTTTAAAATTTAATTTGAGTTATTATTATGATTATATCCGCGTTCGTAACCTTGTCCGCGGCGATGTCTACCTCCACTTCCGTTCCGCAGTACATTATTGGCGCCATCTTGATAAAAAAGCGGTTCGAAAGCGTTTTGTAGTTTTATTGTTTGTTCTTCTTCACATATATCTTTTAAATTAAGATAAAAAACATTAATCTGATGTTTTAATTCGGCATGATGTTCGCCTATTTCTTTAGTCAGTCTATTTATTTCCAAAGTATCAACTTTTGGTTTATTCAGTTCAACGAACATTTGGTGTTTCATAGAATCAAGCTCAAAAATCAATGAGTTTGCATTCATTTGAAAGGAGTGATTCAAGTCTCTGAATTTATTCATTTGGTCATTATTAAAGTTAAGTTCATGACGAAAAAATCGTCCGTTTAACGGAGTTTGTCCTTGTCCTGTAATAATAACTGTTTCAGCATCTTTTTTTTCCTGATAATTATGGTATAAAATTGTACCTATAGTTGTCAAATTAAGCAATGCTAACAGTGCGATGACCCATATTAATATTTTATTTGTTTTATTCATAATCTCCAGAAATATAAAGATTTAGATTTTCAATTTGAGAATCGTTGATGTTTAATGCAGTATAATTGGTCGTTTCCTTATTATCATAAATTCTGCCAATACCAATACCTATTATTATAACNAGTACAAAGCTANCNGCCACTGNTAACGATCTCAAAAAGTACACTTTACTTTTTNTNGGAGCTTGTTCTGCTTCTATTTTCGTCATAATCCTTGTTGAAAGGAATGGATTTGATTTTAACCTTTTTTCCTCTTCAATCATTTCATTTATGAAATCTTCTGTTTTCATTTTTTGGATTATTTTATTTTGTTAGACAATTGTTTTTCTTTTTTCCTACGATANATGTTTCAACTTGTTCTTTAAATTACTTTTTGCCCGTTGCAATAACTGTTCTACTGCACCTTCCGTAGTTTCCATAATTTCTGCTATTTCTCGTTGTGGTAAATCTTCGTATTTGCTCAACACAAATGCAGTTCGTTGTTTCTCGGGTAAACTGTCAATGGCTTTTCTTATTATTGTGGTTCTTTCATTGCTTTCCAACTGTTGATGGGCGTCCTTATCGCTTGTGGAGAGATTCAAAAGAGATTTCAGATTATCGCCGGCATTGGTAAAAAAATTACGGAGTTTATTTTTATTCACAAAATTGATGCTCATATTCAGTGTAATACGATAAAGCCACGTTGCAAATTCCGACTTTCCCTGAAAAGATGATAACGAACGAAATACTTGAATAAAAACATCCTGCGTGATGTCTTCGGCATCTTCTTTGGAATGCACAAAGCCCATAGCTGTGCGAAATACCATTTGTTGGTGTTTTTCAATCAACTCCTTAAACAATGCGCTATTTCCAGCTAATATTTCTTGTNTTATTTGCTCGTCGGACATTTCTGTTTTTAGTGCTTTTTTTGACAAGTTAGACAAAGAAACAAAAAAAATCCTACGTTTGTCATTNGTTTTTAAAAATTTAATCGGCTGAATCTTTAAAAAGCTCAGCCGATTAAAAACTAACATTTGATTTATATTACAATCTTATTTGATTTGTGTATAAATCTTCTGTTGAAGTCAATATCCCGTTCGGGACAAATGTTTTATAAGTAATATGTATTTTTAATTGCAGATTTTGAACATTCCGTTCCGAAAAATTTTTAGTATAAAATCCGGGAATTTCTTCACTTTTCAACAAAAAAACCTGCACTTCAGATTCTCCTTTTCGCAAATGAATACCGCTATTTTTATCAAAACTAATAAAATATAATTTGGAAGAGTTTCCTACCGGTTTTCCGCTTCTATCATAAGACAAAGCCATGGCATACGAAGTGGACTGTCCTAACTGTTTTCCTTGAGATGAAAGGCGGCACATATCGCTTATAATAATGGAATTGTTGCTTTTATTTGTAATGGTAAGCTTAATCCAAGTAAGATTCCCGTCCGGAACTTTCTCTATACGGGTTTTAACAGCNCTTTGTTGCGCTGAAAGACCTGAAAAAGTAAAAATCAGGATAAAAGAGAAAAAAANTTTTTTCATTTTTAANGAAAAAAGAAGGTTAAAANGCTATTATTATAACTTGTTTTTAAAATAATTATTTTCAGAAAAAGCTAAATTAACAATAAAAAAGNCCGATTGTAAAAACAACCGGACTTAACACAAAAAGTGTGCAATTTTTTATTAAAAGCGTTTACCTNAGGTAATACCTACTCTTGGGTATGCATCTTCCACTCTGTTTACAAAAACTCTTCCAACGCCCAGACTAAATTCTCCCACCCAGTTATTTTTAGATAGGAATTTATAACCGCCGGCTACGCCTATACCAAGTCCCGAATAGTATTTACTTTCCGTTATGTAAGAAGTTTCAGAATAATTATAATTTAATGATTTTTGCAATACGAGCCCCATATTTCCTTCAATATAAAAACCTGTTGCGGGATTATCGTCCCCAAAATACAAACGTCCGTAAGGTAAAATAAGTGCACGGATTCTACTATCTTCAACATTTTCAAGAGAAGCTGCCATAGCTAATCCTACTCCAAAATTATCTTCAACAAATCTTTCGTAGTTGATTTCGGGTAAACCGGCTACAGATTCTAATAAATTTAAACGAATTTCATTCTTTGGATGAAATGAAGAAACGTTTTTTGTCTCTTGAATAACGTATTGAGATTGTTGTGCGTATGCTGTTAATCCTAAAAGCATAAAAAAGATAAAATATCTTATTTTNTTCTTCATAGCATTATCTTTTTGGAATAGAATTTTATCAACTATTCTCCGTTCATCGAAATCAAGAATTCTTCGTTGTTATCGGTTCTTTCCATTCTTTCTTTCAAAAATTCCATTGCTTCAATGGAGTTCATATCCGATAAATAACGTCGTAAAACCCACATACGATTTAATGTTTCTTGGTCGAGAAGCAAATCATCACGGCGCGTACTGGAAGCCATAATGTCCACAGCAGGGAAAATACGTTTGTTGGAAAGCTTGCGGTCAAGTTGAAGTTCCATATTTCCTGTCCCTTTAAATTCTTCAAAAATTACTTCATCCATTTTTGAGCCGGTTTCAGTAAGAGCAGTAGCAATAATGGTTAAACTTCCGCCGTTTTCAATATTGCGAGCCGCACCAAAGAAACGTTTTGGTTTGTGCAGTGCATTTGCATCTACACCACCCGAAAGAACTTTACCTGATGCGGGTGAAACAGTATTGTAGGCACGAGCCAATCTGGTAATTGAATCTAAAAGAATAACCACGTCTTGTCCGCATTCAACCATTCTTTTTGCTTTTTCGTGTACCATTGCCGCAACTTTTACGTGTCTTTCAGCCGGCTCATCAAAAGTAGATGAAATGACTTCGGCTTTTACGCTGCGAGCCATATCGGTAACTTCTTCGGGGCGTTCGTCAATNAAAAGTACAATCATATATACTTCAGGATGATTAGCGGCAATTGCATTTGCTATTTCTTTGAGTAAAACCGTTTTACCTGTTTTTGGTTGCGCAACAATTAAGCCGCGTTGACCTTTCCCGATGGGTGAAAATAAATCGACAATACGTGTGGAAAGCATATCGTTTTTTCCCATATTCAACACAAACTTTTCATCAGGGAAAAGCGGAACGAGATGTTCAAATGGAACGCGGTCTCTAACATATTCAGGTGAACGACCATTAATTTGTAAAACGCGTACCAGAGGAAAATATTTTTCGCCTTCTTTTGGA
The genomic region above belongs to uncultured Paludibacter sp. and contains:
- a CDS encoding exported hypothetical protein (Evidence 5 : Unknown function), which translates into the protein MKKXFFSFILIFTFSGLSAQQXAVKTRIEKVPDGNLTWIKLTITNKSNNSIIISDMCRLSSQGKQLGQSTSYAMALSYDRSGKPVGNSSKLYFISFDKNSGIHLRKGESEVQVFLLKSEEIPGFYTKNFSERNVQNLQLKIHITYKTFVPNGILTSTEDLYTNQIRL
- a CDS encoding conserved hypothetical protein (Evidence 4 : Unknown function but conserved in other organisms) codes for the protein MKTEDFINEMIEEEKRLKSNPFLSTRIMTKIEAEQAPXKSKVYFLRSLXVAXSFVLVIIIGIGIGRIYDNKETTNYTALNINDSQIENLNLYISGDYE
- the rho gene encoding Transcription termination factor Rho, which produces MTNYNILQLNAKDLSELKEIANELGLKVSASASKDKLVYDILDQQAVVXAQRKTASNENQEGEKKKRMRIIPKKNNEQQKVYTTNQTSAPVQAEKTEPKEKVEPKKTKETKVTEPVKKEEAKPNENKKPKGKKKTDKVKEEQQPIPAVVEVKTESKIQPEAASVAKKQENTEISETVTAENQEQIQTQNPKPGQKNPNPQNQKNNRLKFTPHSQVEKEKSFDFEEVLEGTGTLEILADGYGFLRSPDYNYLSSPDDIYVSQSQIKLFGLKTGDTVKGSIRPPKEGEKYFPLVRVLQINGRSPEYVRDRVPFEHLVPLFPDEKFVLNMGKNDMLSTRIVDLFSPIGKGQRGLIVAQPKTGKTVLLKEIANAIAANHPEVYMIVLXIDERPEEVTDMARSVKAEVISSTFDEPAERHVKVAAMVHEKAKRMVECGQDVVILLDSITRLARAYNTVSPASGKVLSGGVDANALHKPKRFFGAARNIENGGSLTIIATALTETGSKMDEVIFEEFKGTGNMELQLDRKLSNKRIFPAVDIMASSTRRDDLLLDQETLNRMWVLRRYLSDMNSIEAMEFLKERMERTDNNEEFLISMNGE
- the ffh gene encoding Signal Recognition Particle (SRP) component with 4.5S RNA (ffs) (Evidence 2a : Function from experimental evidences in other organisms; PubMedId : 1279430, 1331806, 2171778, 6357787, 8898086; Product type f : factor) gives rise to the protein MDADVNFKTAKTFTETVKEKAIGQNVLTALKPQQLMVKIVHDELAQLMGGSSVDINLKANPAVILMSGLQGSGKTTFSGKLANLLKTKRGKHPLLVAGDVYRPAAIEQLKVLGEQIGVPVFLDEAQKNPVIIAQEAIAHAKKMGYDVVIVDTAGRLAIDEQMMNEITAIKKAINPQEILFVVDSMTGQDAVNTAKEFNDKLDFDGVILTKLDGDTRGGAALSIRSVVNKPIKFVGTGEKMDALDVFHPERMADRILGMGDIVSLVERAQEQYDEEEARRISKKIAKNQFDFDDFMSQIQQIKKMGNIKDLASMIPGVGKQIKDLDVDNDAFKGIEAIIQSMTPYERQNPSSLNGSRKNRIAKGSGTTIVEVNRLLKQFDQMSKMMRMATVKQGLPKFKKKR
- a CDS encoding Sigma-70 family RNA polymerase sigma factor (modular protein), whose amino-acid sequence is MLVFNRLSFLKIQPIKFLKTNDKRRIFFVSLSNLSKKALKTEMSDEQIXQEILAGNSALFKELIEKHQQMVFRTAMGFVHSKEDAEDITQDVFIQVFRSLSSFQGKSEFATWLYRITLNMSINFVNKNKLRNFFTNAGDNLKSLLNLSTSDKDAHQQLESNERTTIIRKAIDSLPEKQRTAFVLSKYEDLPQREIAEIMETTEGAVEQLLQRAKSNLKNKLKHXS
- a CDS encoding conserved exported hypothetical protein (Evidence 4 : Unknown function but conserved in other organisms); the protein is MKXKIRYFIFFMLLGLTAYAQQSQYVIQETKNVSSFHPKNEIRLNLLESVAGLPEINYERFVEDNFGVGLAMAASLENVEDSRIRALILPYGRLYFGDDNPATGFYIEGNMGLVLQKSLNYNYSETSYITESKYYSGLGIGVAGGYKFLSKNNWVGEFSLGVGRVFVNRVEDAYPRVGITXGKRF
- a CDS encoding conserved hypothetical protein (Evidence 4 : Unknown function but conserved in other organisms) — its product is MNKTNKILIWVIALLALLNLTTIGTILYHNYQEKKDAETVIITGQGQTPLNGRFFRHELNFNNDQMNKFRDLNHSFQMNANSLIFELDSMKHQMFVELNKPKVDTLEINRLTKEIGEHHAELKHQINVFYLNLKDICEEEQTIKLQNAFEPLFYQDGANNVLRNGSGGRHRRGQGYERGYNHNNNSN
- a CDS encoding exported hypothetical protein (Evidence 5 : Unknown function), giving the protein MKTKEFILTLALIAVSGIATAQTQSKTQTEEKKQVEKTTQTGPAFVDKNNNGVCDNYENGTPGNPNSNGRKXXRNGTGSGNRTGYGMRNGRGRNFVDANKNGVCDHYENGTSRQGRGQGYGRGIHNGRGYHANYVDKNNNGICDYREAIN